The following are encoded in a window of Candidatus Methylomirabilota bacterium genomic DNA:
- the nth gene encoding endonuclease III, which yields MSQQLRKSSRGETPEERTRRVQKVIQILDRTYPNVALALSFRTPLELLIALILAAQCTDERVNQVTAPLFKKYRAAHDWVGADLATLEAEIRPTGFYRNKAKAIRACCQMLCDRFGGKVPQGLEDLVSLPGVGRKTANILRGNAFDQPAIGVDTHVARLAQRLGFTAQNDPDKIEVDLNSVVPDKVKVRFCHLLQAHGRAICVARKPKCSACPIHHACPFPARAGIPISPRG from the coding sequence ATGAGTCAGCAGCTGCGCAAATCCTCCCGCGGGGAGACTCCCGAAGAGAGGACGCGGCGGGTCCAAAAGGTTATCCAGATTCTGGATCGAACTTACCCTAATGTCGCTCTGGCCCTGAGCTTCAGGACCCCCCTTGAGCTTCTCATCGCCTTGATCCTGGCGGCCCAGTGCACTGACGAGCGGGTCAACCAAGTTACCGCACCGCTTTTCAAGAAGTACCGGGCGGCTCATGACTGGGTTGGTGCCGATCTCGCCACCCTAGAGGCGGAGATCCGCCCTACCGGGTTTTACCGGAACAAGGCCAAGGCCATCCGGGCGTGTTGTCAAATGCTCTGCGACCGGTTCGGCGGCAAGGTCCCACAAGGACTCGAGGATCTTGTATCGCTACCAGGCGTGGGGCGAAAGACTGCCAATATCCTGAGGGGCAACGCCTTTGACCAACCGGCTATCGGCGTGGATACCCACGTGGCTCGGCTCGCGCAGCGCCTTGGATTTACAGCCCAGAACGATCCGGACAAAATTGAGGTTGACCTGAATTCGGTGGTCCCCGACAAGGTAAAGGTCCGTTTCTGTCACCTTCTCCAGGCGCACGGTCGGGCCATCTGCGTCGCGCGGAAGCCCAAGTGTTCGGCCTGCCCTATTCATCACGCGTGCCCCTTTCCCGCGCGGGCAGGCATTCCAATTTCGCCAAGGGGGTAA
- a CDS encoding mercuric reductase — MSRVQVLPTDEHNTTLVSNVHPPDWKNPEPAPRYNLVVIGAGTTGLVTAAGAAGLGAKVALIEKHLLGGDCLNVGCVPSKCVIRSSRVIEEIRMASELGVRVPEGTKADFPAVMERMRRLRARISHHDSARRFQELGVDVFLGNGHFTGRDTIEVDGKTLRFRKAVIATGARPAAPPIPGLAMARYLTNETVFSLTELPRSLAVVGAGPIGAEMSQAFRRLGSEVYILEAQSQILTREDRDAAEIIQKAFIRDGINLVLGCKILKVETRGAKKIIQFEGNGACADLPVDEILIGTGRAPNVEGLNLEAAGVEYTKHGVSVNDYLQTTNRRIYAAGDICLRYKFTHTADATARFVIQNALFAGWKKQSSLTIPWCTYTDPEIAHVGMYERDAEERGIPIETFIRHLRDVDRAIADGDEEGFVKVHVKRGTDRILGATIVARHAGEMISEITLAMIGNVGLKKIGTVIHPYPTQAEAIRQVADAYNRTRLTPRMKELFNRWFAWTR, encoded by the coding sequence GTGAGTCGGGTACAGGTGCTACCCACAGATGAACACAATACGACACTGGTTTCCAATGTCCATCCTCCGGACTGGAAGAACCCCGAACCGGCCCCCCGATACAACCTGGTCGTGATCGGAGCAGGCACTACCGGCCTGGTGACCGCGGCAGGTGCAGCAGGTCTTGGGGCGAAAGTCGCTTTGATTGAAAAACACCTCCTGGGGGGCGACTGCCTTAATGTGGGATGCGTCCCCTCGAAATGTGTCATCCGCTCTTCGCGAGTGATCGAAGAGATCCGCATGGCCTCTGAACTCGGAGTGCGCGTGCCAGAGGGGACCAAGGCGGACTTCCCCGCGGTTATGGAACGGATGCGCCGCCTCCGAGCCCGTATCAGCCATCACGACTCGGCCCGCCGATTTCAGGAGTTGGGTGTGGACGTGTTTCTCGGAAATGGCCATTTCACGGGCCGGGATACGATCGAGGTGGACGGAAAGACGCTCCGCTTCAGGAAGGCTGTCATTGCGACCGGCGCCCGCCCCGCCGCCCCGCCCATTCCGGGCCTCGCCATGGCCCGCTACCTGACGAACGAGACCGTCTTCTCCCTGACCGAACTTCCCAGGAGTCTGGCCGTGGTCGGCGCCGGCCCAATCGGTGCCGAGATGTCTCAAGCCTTCCGCCGCCTCGGGTCAGAGGTCTATATTCTCGAAGCCCAATCCCAAATCTTGACCCGCGAAGACCGGGACGCGGCCGAGATCATCCAGAAAGCGTTTATACGCGACGGGATAAACCTCGTCCTGGGGTGCAAGATCCTCAAGGTGGAAACGCGGGGTGCGAAAAAGATTATCCAGTTTGAAGGGAACGGAGCCTGTGCCGATCTTCCGGTCGATGAGATCCTCATCGGGACCGGACGCGCACCCAACGTCGAGGGATTGAACCTGGAGGCGGCAGGGGTCGAGTACACCAAACACGGGGTGTCGGTCAACGACTACTTGCAGACCACCAATCGCCGCATCTATGCCGCCGGCGACATCTGCCTGCGATACAAATTCACGCACACCGCGGATGCGACGGCCCGCTTCGTCATCCAGAATGCGCTCTTCGCTGGATGGAAAAAGCAGAGTTCCCTGACCATTCCCTGGTGTACCTACACCGACCCCGAGATCGCCCATGTCGGGATGTATGAACGAGACGCCGAAGAAAGAGGGATCCCCATCGAAACGTTCATCAGACACCTCAGGGATGTCGACCGCGCCATTGCCGATGGCGACGAAGAAGGGTTTGTCAAGGTCCATGTCAAAAGGGGGACCGACCGAATCCTAGGTGCGACCATCGTCGCCCGCCACGCCGGAGAAATGATTAGTGAAATCACCCTGGCCATGATTGGAAATGTCGGCCTGAAAAAGATCGGGACTGTCATCCATCCTTACCCTACACAGGCCGAAGCCATTAGACAGGTCGCAGACGCGTATAACCGTACCCGCCTGACGCCACGGATGAAGGAGTTATTCAACCGTTGGTTCGCATGGACCCGATAA